In Saccharomonospora marina XMU15, one genomic interval encodes:
- the dnaA gene encoding chromosomal replication initiator protein DnaA, which translates to MSEHQLNLAVVWEQVVRELSDGTLSPQQRAWMRVTRPIGLLDGTALLAAPSDFAKEAIERALREPITSALSRRLGRDVSLAVKVDAADSAPPPSAPTRYGSAPTGLDTGSRPPGQRLPPTDDTLTVPVGRHARIDPTQQPLPPMQQLQHAQPPQPKPTEGEDGDEEVDEEGEALAAVHEIWPTFSGQPIAGQPYTAPAQPQTSKTRLNEKYTFDTFVIGASNRFAHAAAVAVAEAPSRAYNPLFIWGESGLGKTHLLHAVGHYAQRLFPGMRVRYVSTEEFTNDFINSLRDDRKVAFQRRYRDIDILLVDDIQFLEGKEGTQEEFFHTFNTLHNSNKQIVVSSDRPPKRLETLEDRLRTRFEWGLITDIQPPELETRIAILRKKAAQDRLAVPGEVLEFIAARIEANIRELEGALIRVTAFASLNQQAVDVGLAEIVLRDLIPDSQAPEISASTIMGVTAEFFDVTLEDLCGPGKTKALATARQIAMYLCRELTDMSLPRIGQTFGGRDHTTVMHADKKIRKEMAERRRIYDQVQELTSRIKQRARQ; encoded by the coding sequence GTGTCTGAGCACCAGCTGAACCTGGCGGTCGTCTGGGAGCAGGTCGTCAGGGAGTTGTCAGACGGGACGCTCTCCCCTCAGCAACGCGCTTGGATGCGGGTCACCCGCCCGATCGGCCTACTCGACGGCACCGCACTGCTGGCCGCACCGAGCGACTTCGCCAAGGAAGCCATCGAGCGTGCCCTTCGCGAGCCGATCACTTCCGCGCTGTCGCGCAGGCTCGGGCGCGATGTCTCACTCGCCGTCAAGGTCGACGCGGCCGACAGCGCCCCGCCACCGTCCGCACCCACGCGTTACGGATCGGCCCCGACAGGTCTCGACACCGGCAGCAGGCCTCCCGGTCAGCGACTGCCTCCGACCGACGACACGCTCACCGTGCCCGTCGGCAGGCACGCCAGGATCGACCCGACCCAGCAACCGCTGCCCCCGATGCAGCAGTTGCAGCACGCACAACCGCCGCAGCCGAAGCCGACCGAAGGCGAGGACGGCGACGAGGAAGTGGACGAGGAGGGCGAGGCCCTCGCAGCCGTCCACGAAATCTGGCCGACCTTCTCGGGGCAGCCGATCGCGGGCCAGCCGTACACCGCACCCGCACAGCCGCAGACCTCGAAGACACGACTCAACGAGAAGTACACCTTCGACACCTTCGTCATCGGTGCGTCCAACCGGTTCGCCCACGCCGCGGCCGTCGCCGTCGCCGAAGCGCCGTCGCGCGCCTACAACCCGCTGTTCATCTGGGGCGAGTCCGGGTTGGGCAAGACCCACCTGCTGCACGCGGTGGGGCACTACGCCCAGCGGCTGTTTCCCGGCATGCGCGTGCGGTACGTGTCGACGGAGGAGTTCACCAACGACTTCATCAACTCGCTGCGCGACGACCGCAAGGTCGCCTTCCAGCGTCGCTACCGCGACATCGACATCCTGCTCGTCGACGACATCCAGTTCCTGGAAGGCAAGGAAGGAACTCAGGAGGAGTTCTTCCACACCTTCAACACGCTGCACAACTCCAACAAGCAGATCGTGGTGTCCTCCGATCGCCCGCCGAAGCGGCTGGAGACACTCGAGGACCGGCTGCGGACCCGCTTCGAGTGGGGATTGATCACCGACATCCAGCCGCCGGAACTGGAGACCCGCATCGCGATCCTTCGCAAGAAGGCGGCACAGGATCGGCTCGCCGTGCCAGGCGAGGTGCTCGAGTTCATCGCGGCACGCATCGAGGCGAACATCCGTGAACTCGAAGGCGCGCTCATCCGGGTCACCGCGTTCGCGTCGCTCAACCAACAGGCCGTCGACGTCGGCCTCGCCGAGATCGTGCTGCGCGACCTGATCCCGGACTCCCAGGCCCCTGAGATAAGCGCCTCAACCATCATGGGCGTGACGGCCGAGTTCTTCGACGTGACACTGGAAGACCTCTGCGGCCCCGGCAAGACCAAAGCGCTCGCCACGGCCCGACAGATCGCGATGTATCTGTGCCGCGAACTCACCGACATGTCACTGCCACGGATCGGGCAGACCTTCGGCGGCCGCGACCACACCACGGTCATGCATGCGGACAAGAAGATCCGCAAGGAGATGGCCGAACGCCGCCGCATCTACGACCAGGTGCAGGAGTTGACCTCCCGCATCAAGCAGCGCGCCCGCCAGTAG
- the dnaN gene encoding DNA polymerase III subunit beta: MKIRVERDGLADAVAWVARSLPSRPPVPVLGGVLLDAGAEGGSEALTVSGFDYEVSATVGVPATIADGGRTLVSGRLLADITKALPAQPVEISVDGARASITCGSARFSLPTMPVEDYPQLPSQPELAGEVAGEAFAQAVSQVAVAAGKDDTLPMLTGMRVEITGSTLTLVATDRFRLAMREFEWQPAEGLSDASVLVPARTIADAAKSLGASGGTVRVGLASGDGLLGLAGSGRFTTTRLLDAEFPPYRQLLPSQHTSRAVLYVPALTEAIKRVSLVAERGTQVRLEFSEGSLRLSAGGDDEGSAEEELPVDYEGESVTIAFNPGYLVDGLGALHAERAELTFTTPNRPALIKPADDNGDVVPGYLYLLMPVRLPG, translated from the coding sequence ATGAAGATCCGCGTCGAGCGTGACGGACTTGCCGACGCCGTCGCCTGGGTGGCCCGCAGCCTGCCGTCCAGGCCACCGGTCCCAGTGCTGGGAGGAGTCCTGCTCGACGCCGGCGCCGAAGGCGGGTCCGAGGCGCTGACCGTGTCGGGCTTCGACTACGAGGTCTCGGCCACCGTCGGGGTGCCCGCGACCATCGCCGACGGCGGCCGCACGCTGGTCTCCGGCCGACTTCTCGCCGACATCACCAAGGCGCTGCCCGCACAGCCGGTGGAGATCTCCGTCGACGGTGCCCGCGCATCGATCACGTGCGGCAGTGCCCGGTTCAGCCTTCCGACCATGCCGGTGGAGGACTACCCGCAGCTGCCCTCGCAACCGGAGCTGGCGGGCGAGGTGGCGGGCGAGGCCTTCGCACAGGCGGTTTCCCAGGTCGCCGTCGCGGCGGGCAAGGACGACACGCTGCCCATGCTCACCGGCATGCGGGTGGAGATCACGGGCAGCACGCTCACACTCGTCGCCACAGACCGATTCCGGTTGGCCATGCGCGAGTTCGAGTGGCAGCCCGCGGAGGGTCTCAGCGACGCTTCCGTGCTGGTGCCTGCGCGTACGATCGCCGACGCGGCCAAGTCGCTCGGTGCATCGGGTGGCACGGTGCGGGTCGGTCTTGCCAGCGGCGACGGCCTGCTCGGCCTCGCGGGATCGGGCCGCTTCACCACCACCAGGCTGCTCGACGCGGAGTTCCCGCCGTACCGACAACTGCTGCCTTCGCAGCACACTTCCCGTGCCGTGCTGTACGTGCCCGCGCTCACCGAAGCGATCAAGCGGGTTTCGCTCGTCGCGGAGCGCGGCACCCAGGTGCGGTTGGAGTTCTCGGAAGGTTCGTTGCGGCTTTCCGCGGGCGGCGACGACGAGGGCAGCGCGGAGGAGGAGCTGCCCGTCGACTACGAGGGCGAGTCGGTGACCATCGCGTTCAACCCCGGCTACCTCGTCGACGGCCTCGGGGCGCTGCACGCCGAACGCGCAGAGCTCACGTTCACGACTCCGAACCGGCCCGCGCTGATCAAACCCGCCGACGACAACGGCGACGTCGTCCCCGGCTACCTCTATCTGCTGATGCCGGTGCGGCTGCCCGGCTAG
- the gnd gene encoding phosphogluconate dehydrogenase (NAD(+)-dependent, decarboxylating): MVQLGLVGLGRMGFNMRERLRAAGHEVVGYDRNPEVSDAPSLTSLASALSAPRIVWVMVPAGEPTRQTITELRELLDEGDLVIDGGNSRFSDDRIHAELLAEHGIGYLDVGVSGGVWGKDNGYGLMVGGAETDVARAMPIFDALRPEGPREEGFAHAGSVGAGHYAKMVHNGIEYGLMQAYAEGFELLDAAKVVDNVPAVIKAWQRGTVVRSWLLELLVRALEEDPDLDDLEGYVEDSGEGRWTLEEAINNAVPAPVISAALFARFASRQQDSAAMRAVAALREQFGGHAVKKVSE, from the coding sequence ATGGTTCAGCTCGGACTCGTCGGTCTCGGCCGGATGGGTTTCAACATGCGCGAGCGGTTGCGGGCCGCCGGTCACGAGGTGGTCGGCTACGACCGCAATCCCGAAGTCAGCGACGCACCGTCACTGACTTCGCTCGCGTCGGCCCTTTCGGCACCGCGCATAGTGTGGGTGATGGTCCCGGCCGGTGAGCCGACCAGGCAGACGATCACCGAGTTGCGGGAACTGCTCGACGAGGGCGACCTGGTCATCGACGGCGGCAACTCGCGGTTCAGTGACGACAGGATCCATGCCGAACTGCTGGCCGAGCACGGGATCGGCTACCTGGACGTCGGGGTGTCCGGCGGGGTGTGGGGCAAGGACAACGGGTACGGCCTGATGGTCGGTGGCGCGGAAACCGACGTGGCGAGGGCGATGCCGATCTTCGACGCGTTGCGTCCGGAAGGGCCGCGTGAGGAAGGGTTCGCCCACGCGGGCTCCGTCGGAGCAGGCCACTACGCGAAGATGGTGCACAACGGCATCGAGTACGGCCTGATGCAGGCCTACGCGGAAGGCTTCGAACTGCTGGACGCGGCAAAGGTCGTCGACAACGTGCCCGCCGTGATCAAGGCGTGGCAACGGGGAACCGTCGTGCGCTCGTGGCTGCTGGAGCTACTGGTCAGGGCGTTGGAGGAGGACCCTGACCTCGACGACCTCGAGGGCTATGTCGAAGACTCCGGCGAGGGCAGGTGGACGCTGGAGGAGGCGATCAACAACGCGGTACCCGCACCGGTGATCTCGGCGGCACTGTTCGCGCGGTTCGCCTCCCGGCAGCAGGACTCCGCCGCCATGCGGGCAGTGGCCGCGCTGCGTGAGCAGTTCGGTGGGCATGCCGTCAAGAAGGTCAGCGAGTAG
- the recF gene encoding DNA replication/repair protein RecF (All proteins in this family for which functions are known are DNA-binding proteins that assist the filamentation of RecA onto DNA for the initiation of recombination or recombinational repair.) has protein sequence MYLRHLQVTDFRSWEQVDLPLEPGATVLVGPNGRGKTNLLEAIGYVATLGSHRVATDAPLVRHGCERALVRVAVVNEGRELTVELEIAPGRANRARVNRGAVGRPRDVLGILRTVLFSPEDLALVRGDPGERRRFLDELLVQRAPRYAGVRAEYDKVLRQRNALLKTAGRRKGGDDPYALSTLDAWDKHLATAGAQLLAARLNLVADLAPHTAAAYAGVAPDSRPAHIGYRCSLGPALPAEYGDPEGPRVQPEPLTQILLDALGESRSAELERGVSLVGPHRDELELVLGDAPAKGYASQGESWSFALALRLGSYELLRAESGGEPVLLLDDVFAELDRRRRARLAEVAAGAEQVIVTAAVEEDVPSELAGVRFAVSEGEVKRA, from the coding sequence GTGTATCTCCGTCACCTTCAGGTGACCGACTTCCGGTCGTGGGAGCAGGTCGACCTGCCACTGGAACCGGGAGCGACCGTGCTCGTCGGGCCCAACGGCAGAGGCAAGACCAACCTGCTGGAGGCGATCGGATACGTCGCGACCCTCGGTTCACATCGCGTGGCCACCGACGCGCCGCTCGTGCGGCACGGATGTGAGCGCGCACTCGTCCGAGTCGCCGTGGTCAACGAGGGGCGTGAACTCACCGTCGAACTCGAGATCGCACCCGGAAGGGCCAATCGTGCGAGGGTCAACCGCGGCGCGGTCGGCAGGCCGCGAGATGTGCTGGGCATCCTGCGTACCGTGCTGTTCTCGCCGGAGGACCTCGCGCTCGTGCGCGGTGACCCCGGCGAGCGACGGCGGTTCCTCGACGAGTTGCTGGTGCAGCGCGCACCGCGCTACGCCGGGGTGCGCGCCGAGTACGACAAGGTGCTGCGGCAGCGCAACGCCCTGCTCAAGACCGCGGGCAGGCGCAAGGGCGGTGACGATCCGTATGCGCTTTCGACCTTGGATGCGTGGGACAAGCATCTCGCCACCGCGGGCGCGCAACTGCTGGCGGCTCGGCTGAATCTGGTCGCCGACCTGGCGCCGCACACCGCGGCGGCCTACGCGGGCGTGGCACCCGATTCGCGCCCGGCGCACATCGGCTACCGATGCAGTCTCGGGCCCGCGCTGCCCGCGGAGTACGGCGATCCGGAAGGGCCGAGGGTGCAACCGGAACCGCTCACGCAGATCCTGCTCGATGCGCTCGGCGAGTCGCGCTCGGCCGAGCTGGAACGTGGGGTAAGCCTGGTCGGACCACACCGTGACGAGTTGGAACTCGTGCTCGGTGACGCGCCCGCGAAGGGCTATGCGAGTCAGGGCGAGTCGTGGTCGTTCGCGCTCGCGTTGCGGCTGGGTTCCTACGAGCTGTTGCGTGCGGAGTCGGGAGGTGAGCCGGTGCTGCTGCTCGACGACGTGTTCGCCGAGTTGGACCGCAGGCGGCGCGCCCGGCTGGCGGAGGTGGCCGCGGGCGCGGAACAGGTCATCGTGACCGCTGCGGTGGAAGAGGACGTTCCCAGCGAACTGGCCGGTGTCCGGTTCGCCGTATCGGAAGGTGAGGTGAAGCGTGCCTGA
- a CDS encoding DciA family protein — translation MAEHPQRGRDLAHEALRAAKERAVARGREPGVRRQGVPRLGGGQNPRRRRWSGPGGDERDPQPLGRLVSRMSAEFGWRDRLANGRVFGQWASLVGDEVAEHAQPVTLTDGELTVRASSTAWATQLRLLQRQLIARIASGVGHGVVKRMRIQGPTAPSWRKGPRHVAGRGPRDTYG, via the coding sequence GTGGCCGAGCATCCACAGCGTGGCCGTGACCTGGCGCACGAGGCCCTTCGGGCCGCCAAGGAGCGAGCGGTCGCCCGAGGCAGGGAGCCGGGTGTTCGCAGGCAGGGTGTGCCCCGGTTGGGTGGAGGCCAGAACCCGCGCCGGCGCAGGTGGTCGGGACCGGGCGGTGACGAACGGGACCCGCAACCGCTGGGCAGGCTGGTCTCGCGGATGTCGGCCGAGTTCGGGTGGCGCGACCGGCTCGCCAACGGCCGCGTGTTCGGGCAGTGGGCGAGCCTCGTCGGCGACGAGGTGGCCGAGCACGCGCAGCCGGTTACCCTTACCGACGGCGAGTTGACAGTGCGAGCCAGCTCTACGGCGTGGGCCACCCAGCTGCGGTTGCTGCAAAGACAGCTCATCGCGAGGATCGCCAGTGGTGTCGGACACGGCGTGGTCAAGCGGATGCGCATCCAGGGGCCGACGGCTCCGAGCTGGCGGAAGGGACCCCGTCACGTCGCTGGCAGGGGGCCGCGCGACACTTACGGCTAG
- the gyrB gene encoding DNA topoisomerase (ATP-hydrolyzing) subunit B produces MAANKSEYNASSITVLEGLEAVRKRPGMYIGSTGERGLHHLIWEVVDNAVDEAMAGFASRVEVTLLADGGVRVVDDGRGIPVDIHPVHGKPTLEIVLTQLHAGGKFDSESYAVSGGLHGVGVSVVNALSSALDVEIHVGGKIWAQHYDHSVPGELLEKGPTDQTGTTVTFWADPNIFETTYYSAETVARRLQEMAFLNKGLTMVLRDERVSDDNGEDASGQRAQITERTYYYPGGLEDFVKHINGSKEPIHPSVVSFEAKGDGLEVEVAMQWNNGFTPSVYTFANTINTHEGGTHEEGFRAALTRVVNSYAREKKLLKEKDANLTGDDVREGLAAIVSIKLAEPQFEGQTKTKLGNSEARSFVQTTCNEWLADWFERNPSEARIIINKAVSSAHARMAARKARDLVRRKGAMDIGGLPGKLKDCRSTDPEECELYIVEGDSAGGSAKEGRDSRFQAILPIRGKIINVEKARIDKVLKNNEVQSLITALGTGIHDDFDLSKLRYHKIVLMADADVDGQHIRTLLLTLLFRFMRPLVEHGYVYLAQPPLYKIKWPRSEPEYAYSDRERDGLLKAGLEAGKKLPKDEGIQRYKGLGEMNADELWETTMDPANRVLLQVSLDDAATADELFSVLMGEDVEARRSFITRNAKEAGLLDI; encoded by the coding sequence GTGGCAGCAAACAAGAGCGAATACAACGCGTCCTCGATCACGGTGCTCGAGGGTCTGGAAGCGGTCCGCAAGCGCCCCGGCATGTACATCGGTTCCACCGGTGAGCGAGGCCTGCACCACCTCATTTGGGAGGTCGTGGACAACGCGGTCGACGAGGCGATGGCCGGGTTCGCGTCGCGGGTCGAGGTGACGTTGCTCGCCGACGGCGGGGTACGTGTCGTCGACGACGGTCGCGGCATCCCCGTCGACATCCATCCCGTGCACGGCAAACCCACCCTCGAGATCGTGCTCACCCAGCTGCACGCGGGCGGCAAGTTCGACAGCGAGTCCTACGCGGTGTCCGGCGGTCTGCACGGCGTCGGCGTCTCCGTGGTGAACGCCCTTTCCTCCGCGCTGGATGTGGAGATCCACGTCGGCGGAAAGATCTGGGCACAGCACTACGACCACTCGGTGCCCGGCGAACTGCTGGAAAAGGGGCCGACCGACCAGACCGGGACGACCGTGACGTTCTGGGCGGATCCGAACATCTTCGAGACCACCTACTACAGTGCGGAAACCGTCGCGCGCAGATTGCAGGAGATGGCCTTCCTCAACAAGGGCCTCACCATGGTGCTGCGCGACGAGCGCGTCAGCGACGACAACGGCGAGGACGCCAGCGGGCAGCGGGCACAGATCACCGAGCGCACCTACTACTACCCCGGCGGGCTCGAGGACTTCGTCAAGCACATCAACGGTTCCAAGGAACCGATCCACCCAAGCGTCGTCTCGTTCGAAGCCAAGGGCGACGGCCTCGAGGTCGAGGTGGCCATGCAGTGGAACAACGGCTTCACGCCGTCGGTCTACACCTTCGCCAACACGATCAACACTCATGAGGGCGGCACTCACGAGGAAGGTTTCCGCGCAGCGCTGACACGCGTGGTGAACAGCTACGCGCGCGAGAAGAAGCTGCTCAAGGAGAAGGACGCCAACCTCACCGGCGACGACGTCCGCGAGGGACTGGCCGCGATCGTGTCCATCAAACTGGCCGAGCCGCAGTTCGAGGGACAGACCAAGACCAAGCTCGGCAACAGCGAGGCCCGGTCGTTCGTGCAGACCACCTGCAACGAGTGGCTCGCCGACTGGTTCGAGCGCAATCCCTCCGAAGCCAGGATCATCATCAACAAGGCGGTGTCCAGCGCGCATGCGAGGATGGCCGCCCGCAAGGCGCGGGACCTGGTTCGCCGCAAGGGCGCGATGGACATCGGCGGCCTGCCGGGGAAGTTGAAGGACTGCCGCTCGACCGACCCCGAGGAGTGCGAGCTCTACATCGTCGAGGGTGACTCCGCGGGCGGCTCGGCCAAGGAGGGGCGCGACTCGCGGTTCCAGGCGATCCTGCCGATCCGAGGCAAGATCATCAACGTCGAGAAGGCGCGCATCGACAAGGTACTGAAGAACAACGAGGTCCAGTCGCTGATCACCGCGCTCGGCACCGGCATCCACGACGACTTCGACCTGTCGAAACTGCGCTACCACAAGATCGTGCTGATGGCCGACGCCGACGTGGACGGGCAGCACATCCGCACGCTGCTGCTGACCCTGCTCTTCCGTTTCATGCGCCCGCTGGTGGAGCACGGCTACGTCTACCTGGCGCAACCTCCGCTCTACAAGATCAAGTGGCCTCGTTCGGAACCGGAGTACGCCTACAGCGACAGGGAGCGTGACGGGCTGCTCAAGGCAGGACTGGAGGCAGGGAAAAAGCTGCCGAAGGACGAGGGCATCCAGCGGTACAAGGGGCTCGGCGAGATGAACGCCGACGAGCTGTGGGAGACCACAATGGACCCGGCGAACCGGGTGCTGCTGCAGGTGAGCCTCGACGACGCCGCCACGGCCGACGAACTGTTCTCCGTGCTCATGGGTGAGGACGTGGAGGCACGCCGTTCCTTCATCACCCGCAACGCCAAAGAGGCCGGGCTGCTCGACATCTGA
- the gyrA gene encoding DNA gyrase subunit A: MTETLPPEHSRVEPVDIQQEMQNSYINYAMSVIVSRALPDVRDGLKPVHRRVLYSMYDSGFRPDRGYNKCSRVVGDVMGNYHPHSDSAIYDALVRLAQRWSMRYPLIDGQGNFGSPGNDPAAAMRYTESRLDPLAMEMLREIEEETVDFSDNYDGRTREPDVLPSRIPNLLVNGGSGIAVGMATNIPPHNLREVVDGVVWALDNPDSDDDELLAALMQRIKGPDFPTNGLILGTQGISDAYRTGRGSVRMRAVVEVEEDTKGRTILVVTELPYQVNPDNLVENIAALVRDGKLTGIADIADESNSRSGMRIVIALKRDAVAKVVLNNLYKHTQLQYNFGVNMLALVDGVPRTLRLDQLVRHYVKHQIEVIVRRTRFRLRKAEERAHILRGLVKALDQLDAVIALIRRSPSAEEARSGLMELLDVDEIQATAILDMQLRRLAALERQKIVDELADIETRIADLNDILDKPQRQRAIVRAELQEIVDKYGDDRRTQIIPFDGDVSVEDLIAVEDVVVTITRTGYAKRTKTDLYRSQKRGGKGVQGATLKQDDIVQHFFVCSTHDWILFFTNKGRVYRAKAYDLPEASRNARGQHVANLLAFQPDEHIAGVIQIPNYDVAPYLVLATKKGLVKKSRLSDFDSPRSGGLIGINLREGDELVGAVLASAEDDLLLVSSDGQSIRFRASDETLRPMGRATSGVLGMRFNEGDELLGISVVKEGTFLLVATDGGYAKRTPIDDYPVQGRGGKGVLTIQHDHKRGRLVGALIVEADDELYAITSSGGVIRTPAGEVRKAGRQTKGVRLINLDEGTTLLAVARNADRPSDVPNGEADAEADEPTEQQ; this comes from the coding sequence ATGACTGAAACGTTGCCGCCGGAGCACAGCCGGGTCGAGCCGGTCGACATCCAGCAGGAGATGCAGAACTCCTACATCAACTACGCGATGAGCGTGATCGTGTCGCGTGCGCTGCCCGACGTGCGCGACGGGTTGAAGCCGGTGCACCGCCGGGTGTTGTACTCGATGTACGACTCCGGCTTCCGGCCCGACCGCGGGTACAACAAGTGCTCGCGCGTGGTCGGCGACGTGATGGGCAACTACCACCCGCACAGTGACTCCGCGATCTACGACGCACTGGTGCGGCTGGCGCAGCGCTGGTCGATGCGCTACCCGCTCATCGACGGGCAGGGCAACTTCGGCTCTCCGGGCAACGACCCGGCAGCCGCGATGCGGTACACGGAGTCGCGCCTGGACCCGCTTGCCATGGAGATGCTGCGGGAGATCGAAGAGGAGACCGTCGACTTCTCGGACAACTACGACGGTCGCACGCGGGAGCCGGACGTCCTGCCGAGTCGCATCCCCAACCTGCTGGTCAACGGCGGCTCGGGCATCGCGGTGGGCATGGCGACCAACATCCCGCCGCACAACCTGCGCGAAGTTGTCGACGGTGTGGTCTGGGCGCTCGACAACCCCGATTCCGACGACGACGAACTACTCGCCGCGCTGATGCAGCGCATCAAGGGGCCGGACTTTCCGACGAATGGCCTGATTCTCGGCACGCAGGGCATCTCCGACGCCTACCGCACGGGCAGGGGCTCGGTGCGGATGCGCGCGGTGGTCGAGGTCGAGGAGGACACCAAGGGACGCACGATCCTGGTGGTCACCGAGCTGCCCTACCAGGTCAACCCCGACAACCTGGTGGAGAACATCGCCGCGCTCGTGCGCGACGGCAAGCTCACCGGGATCGCCGACATCGCCGACGAGAGCAACAGCCGAAGCGGCATGCGCATCGTGATCGCGCTGAAGCGCGACGCGGTGGCCAAGGTGGTGCTCAACAACCTCTACAAGCACACCCAGCTGCAGTACAACTTCGGCGTCAACATGCTGGCGCTGGTCGACGGCGTGCCGCGAACGTTGCGGCTCGACCAGTTGGTGCGTCACTACGTCAAGCATCAGATCGAGGTCATCGTCCGGCGCACGCGGTTTCGGCTGCGCAAGGCCGAAGAGCGCGCCCACATCCTGCGTGGCTTGGTGAAGGCGCTCGATCAGCTGGATGCCGTCATCGCGTTGATCCGTCGCTCGCCGAGCGCCGAGGAGGCCAGGAGCGGCCTGATGGAGCTGCTGGATGTCGACGAGATCCAGGCGACCGCGATCCTCGACATGCAGCTTCGCAGGCTGGCCGCACTGGAGCGGCAGAAGATCGTCGACGAGCTCGCCGACATCGAGACGCGGATCGCGGACCTGAACGACATTCTCGACAAGCCGCAGCGGCAGCGGGCCATCGTCCGTGCCGAACTGCAGGAAATCGTCGACAAGTACGGCGACGACCGGCGTACCCAGATCATCCCCTTCGACGGAGATGTCTCGGTCGAGGACCTGATCGCGGTCGAGGACGTCGTCGTCACCATCACCCGCACGGGCTACGCCAAGCGGACGAAAACGGACCTGTACCGCTCGCAGAAGCGCGGCGGCAAGGGCGTGCAGGGAGCCACGCTCAAGCAGGACGACATCGTGCAGCACTTCTTCGTGTGCTCGACGCACGACTGGATCCTGTTCTTCACGAACAAGGGCCGGGTGTACCGGGCCAAGGCGTACGACCTGCCGGAGGCCAGCCGCAACGCGCGCGGGCAACACGTGGCGAACCTGCTCGCATTCCAACCCGACGAGCACATCGCCGGCGTCATCCAGATCCCGAACTACGACGTGGCGCCCTACCTGGTGCTGGCCACCAAGAAGGGCCTCGTCAAGAAGTCCAGGCTCAGCGACTTCGACTCGCCCCGATCAGGCGGGTTGATCGGCATCAACCTCCGTGAGGGAGACGAGCTGGTCGGCGCCGTGCTCGCCTCTGCGGAGGACGACCTGCTGCTGGTGTCGTCGGACGGGCAGTCGATCCGGTTCCGTGCCAGCGACGAGACGCTACGTCCGATGGGGCGTGCGACGTCGGGTGTGCTGGGTATGCGGTTCAACGAGGGTGATGAACTGCTGGGCATCAGCGTGGTCAAGGAAGGCACGTTCCTGCTGGTCGCGACCGACGGCGGGTACGCCAAGCGCACGCCGATCGACGACTACCCGGTGCAGGGCAGGGGCGGCAAGGGCGTGCTCACCATCCAGCACGACCACAAACGTGGCAGGCTGGTGGGGGCGCTCATCGTCGAAGCCGACGACGAGTTGTACGCCATCACCTCCAGTGGTGGGGTCATTCGGACACCGGCGGGCGAAGTCCGCAAGGCGGGCAGGCAGACCAAGGGTGTGCGGTTGATCAACCTCGATGAGGGGACCACGCTGCTGGCGGTGGCGCGCAACGCGGACAGGCCGTCGGACGTCCCTAACGGGGAAGCCGACGCGGAGGCTGATGAGCCGACGGAACAACAGTAA
- a CDS encoding DUF3566 domain-containing protein: protein MTPPDNTERPASSGTTDTDDGNPPWQRVAKDDGPPAEESEGFGDRWSAGKLPAEEGGQQDQSQHGVGNADADTQFLPTGSANPVFVHETEGMRTQPVAAPTPGFGGGAGFGEGRAQPVSALRRPGRGPRRASLQVKRFDPWSVLKLSLVLGVALFFVWLVAVGVLYTVLDGMGVWDKLNGTYSSLVQGDGPEGGEPLISAGRVFGVAAIIGAINIVLISALTTVSAFIYNVSADLSGGLEVTLSERE, encoded by the coding sequence GTGACACCACCTGACAACACCGAACGGCCGGCCTCGAGCGGGACCACGGACACCGACGACGGCAACCCGCCGTGGCAGCGGGTGGCCAAGGATGACGGGCCTCCCGCCGAGGAGAGCGAAGGCTTCGGTGACCGCTGGTCGGCGGGCAAGCTGCCTGCCGAGGAAGGCGGCCAGCAGGACCAGTCGCAGCACGGCGTGGGCAATGCCGATGCCGACACGCAGTTCCTGCCGACCGGTTCGGCGAACCCGGTGTTCGTACACGAGACCGAGGGGATGCGGACACAGCCCGTGGCCGCACCCACGCCGGGGTTCGGCGGTGGTGCCGGTTTCGGCGAGGGCCGGGCGCAGCCGGTGAGCGCGTTGCGCAGGCCGGGCCGCGGGCCGCGCCGGGCCAGCCTGCAGGTGAAGCGCTTCGACCCGTGGTCGGTGCTGAAGCTTTCGCTGGTATTGGGTGTCGCGCTCTTCTTCGTGTGGCTGGTCGCTGTTGGTGTGCTGTACACGGTGCTCGACGGCATGGGCGTGTGGGACAAGCTGAACGGCACCTACAGTTCGCTGGTGCAGGGTGACGGCCCCGAGGGCGGCGAGCCGCTCATCAGCGCGGGCAGGGTGTTCGGTGTCGCCGCCATCATCGGCGCCATCAACATCGTGCTGATCTCGGCACTGACCACGGTCAGCGCGTTCATCTACAACGTGTCCGCCGACCTGTCGGGCGGGCTGGAGGTGACGCTCTCCGAGCGGGAGTGA